The Deltaproteobacteria bacterium genome has a window encoding:
- the glnD gene encoding [protein-PII] uridylyltransferase: MNQVTAIKKSASPAENLSHAKHRLLSRGLPEDAPGFLAAHARIIDDYFVESYEKSQVGPSLAVAKNPYALVALGGYGRREQCIHSDVDLLILFDGRVPPEATRLVHEVVYPLWDLGLEISPATRSLKEAVKLACKDYEILTPLLDARFVCGASRLYSRLQDELDGPVLKKHAKSYLEWMVATGRSRHARYGDTTHILEPHLKEGPGGLRDYHSILWMGRVLSGARSMDELCGHGILTADELAGLRKSLAFVWKVRNHLHLASGRKNDMLYLDYQKKLAQSLGFADEQDRAGIERFLSVLSGHMDRIHELYQATVRTAAPERSSKRKNPETFAEGIRLDKEGLDFASPRTILASPLSLARIFSESARLGVRLSLSARRRVRESVGLITDSFRSDPLAVSAFETVLRAAPTESADALEEMRDTGYLSAFIPEFAGIVHLVQFTEYHLYPTDTHSLMTVRILKDFARSDDTLVSDVFRDVSPKRVLYLAGLLHDVGKGVESADENHSTAGARLVKTIMERMGYPDTKIETVQFLVREHLLMAKTASRRDLNDEETILAFSRKVGGIMNLRMLYLLSLADTMATGPNANTEWTRSLLRELFSKAYRTLASGDMVSGNLASKRNLSIEENKRREFLALLPVDFSEKEGLDLFGKMSPRYRHDISASDMAAHALLWRRLSPAVPAVLAAGKSQSDNLRTVTVAANDAPGLFSRIAGALSLHGISILDAEIYTWHNGCALDVFRVSPPPDALFEKETWVKVEKDLVASIKGELDLFQALERRSRSDTKCRAATALGEPERVRVDNRSSSFFTIVEVFADDRPGLLHGITRVLFQEGLDIRVAKISTKSDRVVDVFYVRDTDGQKLDGQRSEAVRRRLQEALDEASGKT; the protein is encoded by the coding sequence ATGAATCAGGTGACAGCCATCAAAAAATCAGCGAGCCCGGCGGAAAACCTGTCTCATGCCAAGCACAGGCTTTTATCCAGGGGCCTGCCGGAAGATGCTCCGGGCTTTCTTGCGGCCCACGCCCGGATAATCGACGACTATTTTGTGGAATCCTACGAAAAGAGCCAAGTGGGCCCAAGCCTCGCCGTGGCCAAAAACCCTTACGCCCTGGTGGCGCTTGGGGGTTACGGACGCAGGGAGCAGTGCATCCACTCCGACGTCGATCTTCTCATATTGTTCGACGGCAGGGTTCCTCCGGAGGCCACCCGCCTGGTTCACGAGGTTGTCTATCCCCTGTGGGATTTGGGCCTTGAAATCAGCCCGGCCACCAGAAGCCTCAAGGAGGCCGTGAAGCTGGCCTGCAAAGACTACGAGATTCTGACGCCGCTGTTGGACGCAAGGTTCGTGTGCGGCGCTTCCAGGCTCTATTCCAGGCTCCAGGACGAGCTTGACGGCCCGGTTCTGAAAAAGCACGCAAAGAGCTACCTGGAGTGGATGGTGGCCACCGGACGTTCCAGGCACGCACGCTACGGAGACACCACGCACATCCTTGAGCCGCACCTCAAAGAGGGGCCGGGGGGCTTGCGGGATTACCATTCCATATTATGGATGGGCCGGGTTCTTTCCGGGGCGAGGAGCATGGATGAACTTTGCGGGCATGGCATTCTGACCGCAGATGAGCTTGCGGGGCTCAGGAAGTCCCTGGCCTTTGTGTGGAAGGTGCGCAACCACCTGCATCTGGCCAGCGGCCGCAAAAACGACATGCTCTACCTGGATTACCAGAAAAAGCTGGCCCAGAGCCTTGGCTTTGCAGACGAGCAGGACAGGGCGGGCATCGAGCGTTTCCTCTCGGTGCTTTCGGGCCACATGGACCGCATCCACGAGCTTTACCAGGCCACCGTGCGAACCGCCGCGCCGGAAAGGTCATCAAAAAGAAAAAACCCGGAGACCTTCGCCGAGGGCATAAGGCTCGACAAGGAAGGGCTCGATTTCGCCTCCCCCCGCACCATCCTGGCCTCTCCTTTGTCCCTTGCCCGGATTTTTTCCGAAAGCGCACGGCTTGGGGTGAGGCTCTCCCTTTCGGCCAGAAGGCGGGTGCGGGAAAGCGTCGGGCTCATCACGGACTCCTTCCGTTCCGATCCCTTGGCGGTCAGCGCCTTCGAGACGGTCTTGAGGGCCGCCCCCACCGAAAGCGCGGACGCCCTGGAGGAAATGCGGGACACCGGCTATCTTTCGGCCTTCATCCCCGAATTTGCGGGAATCGTCCACCTGGTCCAATTCACCGAGTATCATCTCTATCCCACCGACACCCATTCCCTGATGACGGTGAGGATTCTGAAGGACTTCGCTAGAAGCGACGACACCCTGGTGTCCGACGTTTTCAGGGACGTTTCCCCCAAGCGCGTACTGTATCTGGCAGGCCTTCTGCACGATGTGGGAAAGGGAGTGGAAAGCGCTGACGAGAACCACTCCACCGCAGGCGCCCGGCTGGTGAAGACCATAATGGAGCGCATGGGTTACCCGGACACGAAGATCGAAACCGTGCAGTTTCTTGTGCGTGAGCACCTTCTTATGGCCAAGACCGCCTCCCGCCGGGACTTGAACGACGAGGAGACCATCCTGGCCTTCAGCCGCAAGGTGGGCGGCATAATGAACCTTCGTATGCTCTACCTGCTCTCCCTTGCCGACACAATGGCGACCGGCCCCAACGCCAACACCGAATGGACCCGGAGCCTTCTGAGGGAGCTTTTTTCCAAGGCATACAGAACCCTGGCTTCAGGCGACATGGTATCCGGGAACCTCGCTTCCAAAAGGAACCTTTCCATAGAGGAAAACAAGCGAAGGGAATTCCTGGCGCTTCTGCCCGTGGATTTTTCTGAAAAAGAGGGCCTCGATCTTTTCGGCAAGATGTCTCCCAGATACAGGCACGACATTTCCGCCTCGGACATGGCGGCCCACGCCCTTCTGTGGCGGCGTCTCTCCCCGGCGGTCCCGGCTGTGCTGGCCGCCGGAAAAAGCCAGTCGGACAACCTGCGCACGGTGACCGTTGCGGCCAACGACGCGCCAGGCCTTTTTTCCCGCATAGCGGGAGCCCTGTCTTTGCACGGGATATCCATTCTGGACGCCGAAATCTACACCTGGCACAACGGATGCGCCTTGGACGTTTTCCGGGTTTCGCCCCCGCCCGACGCCCTTTTCGAAAAAGAGACCTGGGTGAAGGTGGAAAAGGACCTGGTGGCCTCAATAAAGGGCGAGCTGGACCTTTTCCAGGCCCTGGAGCGCCGGAGCCGCTCGGACACAAAATGTCGCGCCGCAACCGCCCTGGGCGAGCCCGAACGGGTGCGCGTGGACAACCGCTCATCCAGTTTTTTCACCATAGTCGAGGTGTTTGCGGACGACCGTCCGGGGCTTTTGCACGGGATCACCAGGGTTCTTTTTCAGGAGGGCCTGGACATAAGGGTAGCCAAGATTTCCACCAAGTCAGACAGGGTGGTGGACGTTTTTTACGTGCGCGACACCGATGGGCAGAAGCTGGATGGACAGCGAAGCGAGGCCGTAAGGCGGCGCTTGCAGGAAGCCCTGGACGAGGCCTCTGGTAAAACATGA
- a CDS encoding ammonium transporter — MNSGDVAWMLAATALVMFMTPGLALFYGGLVRTKNVLATIMQSFILLGVVAILWVVFGYSIAFGTDQGGFIGSLEYLGLAGVGLDPGPYSKTIPHILFCAFQLMFAIITPALITGAFAERMKFSAYLAFTVLWTVLVYFPVCHWVWGGGWLGLGKLGALDFAGGTVIHINSACAALVCAIVVGKRMGHGTDQLHPHNVPMSVLGAGILWFGWFGFNAGSALAANGQAAMALFVTHIAAGTAAVTWVLAEWIYQGKPTTLGAASGAVAGLVAITPAAGFVGPMAAIAIGGVAGVICYFAIVAKSKLGYDDALDVVAVHGVGGLWGALSTGLFACAAYGGVDGLFYGNPKQFGIQAIGAFSAIAYSTVLSIIIIKVLDKTMGIRASQEDEFSGMDLSQHSEVAYRT; from the coding sequence ATCAACTCCGGAGACGTTGCCTGGATGCTGGCCGCGACGGCCCTGGTAATGTTCATGACACCCGGACTCGCCCTTTTCTACGGCGGACTCGTCAGAACCAAGAACGTTCTCGCCACCATCATGCAGAGTTTCATCCTTCTTGGAGTAGTGGCCATTTTGTGGGTTGTTTTCGGCTACTCCATCGCCTTCGGCACCGACCAGGGCGGATTCATAGGTAGCCTGGAATACCTTGGCCTTGCAGGCGTGGGGCTTGATCCCGGCCCTTACAGCAAGACCATTCCCCATATACTTTTCTGCGCGTTTCAGCTCATGTTCGCCATCATCACACCGGCCCTCATCACCGGAGCCTTTGCCGAGCGCATGAAGTTTTCGGCGTACCTGGCCTTCACGGTGCTGTGGACCGTTCTGGTGTACTTTCCGGTCTGCCACTGGGTCTGGGGCGGCGGCTGGCTTGGCCTGGGGAAACTTGGAGCCCTGGATTTCGCGGGCGGAACCGTCATCCACATAAACAGCGCCTGCGCGGCCCTGGTCTGCGCCATAGTAGTGGGAAAACGCATGGGGCACGGAACCGACCAGCTTCACCCCCACAACGTACCCATGTCGGTTCTGGGCGCGGGCATACTGTGGTTCGGCTGGTTCGGTTTCAACGCCGGAAGCGCCCTTGCCGCCAACGGACAGGCCGCAATGGCACTTTTCGTCACCCACATAGCAGCAGGCACTGCAGCCGTAACCTGGGTATTGGCCGAGTGGATTTACCAGGGAAAACCCACCACCCTGGGCGCCGCATCGGGCGCGGTCGCGGGACTGGTCGCGATAACCCCGGCGGCTGGCTTCGTGGGCCCCATGGCCGCAATAGCCATAGGCGGCGTGGCCGGAGTCATCTGCTACTTCGCCATAGTGGCCAAATCGAAACTGGGATATGACGACGCCCTCGATGTCGTGGCGGTTCACGGCGTGGGCGGACTCTGGGGAGCCCTTTCCACCGGTCTTTTCGCCTGCGCCGCATACGGCGGGGTTGACGGGCTCTTTTACGGGAATCCGAAACAGTTCGGCATCCAGGCTATAGGGGCCTTCTCGGCCATAGCCTACTCCACGGTGCTTTCCATCATCATCATAAAGGTGCTGGACAAGACCATGGGCATCCGGGCAAGCCAGGAAGACGAATTTTCGGGCATGGATCTTAGCCAGCACAGCGAAGTCGCATACAGAACTTAA
- a CDS encoding P-II family nitrogen regulator produces the protein MKKIEAIIKPFKLDDVKEALNEIGIKGMTIYEVKGFGRQKGHKEIYRGAEYVVDFVPKVKIEIVVDDGLVDKVVEAVRKAANTEKIGDGKIFVIPVEGAVRVRTGETGTEAL, from the coding sequence ATGAAAAAAATCGAGGCCATCATCAAACCCTTCAAACTGGACGACGTGAAGGAGGCCCTGAACGAAATCGGCATCAAGGGCATGACAATCTACGAGGTCAAGGGTTTCGGTCGCCAGAAGGGCCACAAGGAAATCTATCGCGGGGCCGAGTACGTGGTGGATTTCGTGCCCAAGGTGAAAATCGAGATCGTGGTGGATGACGGCCTTGTGGACAAGGTTGTGGAAGCCGTGAGAAAGGCCGCCAACACCGAGAAGATCGGCGACGGCAAGATCTTCGTGATCCCCGTTGAAGGGGCCGTGAGGGTGAGGACCGGAGAAACGGGCACCGAAGCCTTGTAA
- the glnA gene encoding type I glutamate--ammonia ligase, translating to MKPKDVLSFAKEKKAVAVDIRFMDFPGIWQHFTIPIEELNEGCFEEGLGFDGSSIRGWQPIHASDMMVVPDPATALIDPFFADSTLVLIGNIVDPITREPYSRDPRYIAQKAENYLKSTGIGDTAYFGPEAEFFIFDDVTYESNRNGAFYQVDSVEAIWNSGRDESPNQGYKIRHKEGYVPVPPGDKFQDLRTEMMLTLQSLGIPVERQHHEVATAGQAEIDIRFAPLVQMGDWLTWFKYVLKNTAYKHGHTVTFMPKPLFEDNGSGMHTHASIWKDGKPLFAGDKYAGLSQMALYAVGGILKHARALTAITNPTTNSYKRLVPGFEAPVNLAYSSRNRSAAIRIPMYSPSPKAKRIEFRTPDPSCNGYMAFAAILMAMLDGIQNKMDPGDPLDKDIYALPPEELANIPSAPGSLDEALAALKADSEFLLKGNVFTQDVLDTWIEYKTDKEVNAVRLRPHPHEFFLYYDI from the coding sequence ATGAAGCCGAAAGACGTTTTGAGCTTTGCCAAGGAAAAGAAGGCGGTGGCGGTGGACATCCGTTTCATGGACTTTCCCGGCATCTGGCAGCACTTCACCATTCCCATAGAGGAACTGAACGAAGGCTGCTTCGAGGAGGGCCTGGGCTTTGACGGTTCCAGCATCCGGGGCTGGCAGCCCATTCACGCCTCGGACATGATGGTTGTGCCCGATCCCGCAACCGCCCTCATCGATCCATTTTTCGCAGATTCCACCCTTGTTCTCATCGGCAACATCGTTGACCCCATCACCCGCGAGCCCTACAGCCGTGATCCGCGCTACATTGCCCAGAAGGCCGAGAACTACCTGAAATCAACCGGCATCGGCGACACCGCCTATTTCGGCCCGGAAGCCGAGTTTTTCATCTTCGACGACGTGACCTACGAATCGAACCGCAACGGGGCCTTCTACCAGGTTGACTCGGTGGAGGCCATCTGGAATTCGGGCCGTGACGAAAGCCCCAACCAGGGATACAAGATCCGCCACAAGGAAGGCTATGTGCCTGTCCCCCCTGGCGACAAGTTCCAGGATCTGCGCACCGAGATGATGCTCACCCTCCAGAGCCTGGGCATCCCCGTCGAGCGCCAGCATCACGAAGTGGCCACCGCAGGCCAGGCCGAAATCGACATCCGCTTCGCCCCCCTGGTCCAGATGGGCGACTGGCTCACCTGGTTCAAGTACGTGTTGAAGAACACGGCCTACAAGCACGGCCACACCGTAACCTTCATGCCCAAGCCCCTTTTTGAGGACAACGGCAGCGGAATGCACACCCACGCCTCCATCTGGAAGGACGGCAAGCCCCTTTTCGCGGGCGACAAGTACGCCGGCCTTTCCCAGATGGCCCTTTACGCAGTGGGCGGCATCCTTAAGCACGCCAGGGCCCTTACGGCCATCACCAACCCCACCACCAACTCCTACAAGCGCCTGGTTCCGGGCTTCGAGGCACCGGTGAACCTGGCCTACTCCAGCCGGAACCGCTCCGCAGCCATCCGCATTCCCATGTATTCGCCTAGCCCCAAGGCCAAGCGCATCGAGTTCCGCACCCCGGACCCCTCCTGCAACGGCTACATGGCTTTTGCCGCCATCCTCATGGCCATGCTGGACGGTATCCAGAACAAGATGGACCCGGGCGATCCGCTCGACAAGGACATCTACGCCCTGCCGCCCGAGGAACTGGCCAACATCCCCTCGGCCCCCGGCTCCCTGGACGAGGCCCTGGCGGCTCTCAAGGCCGACAGCGAGTTCCTGTTAAAGGGCAACGTCTTCACCCAGGACGTTCTGGACACCTGGATAGAGTACAAGACGGACAAGGAAGTCAACGCCGTGCGCCTGAGACCGCATCCGCACGAGTTCTTCCTGTATTACGACATCTAA